From one Nonomuraea polychroma genomic stretch:
- a CDS encoding polymorphic toxin-type HINT domain-containing protein, with the protein MRRISSWRRSVGTLLALVGMAPGLLVVHGQPVLATAAAAVEQDAGALPELPQQMAGSATGLASLLPATQVSAAAEPSDGWRSEVRRPKGAVPLEDRTPDAASAEASGSKRLPAGVLRAEAADASVLAVPSLVDVYPKQGYLVDSLTPALRAWGQSGNGSYAVSYSFTICDVASMSGTGCATSGYVAGNKNTWTVPAGKLSWGKQYWWTVTVRDSYDFSTTTSPVLTFTTGVRQPAVTSNLANSGLSRQEFDQQNGNYTSTFTDLRVATVGPPLSVVRTYNSMDPRTDGMFGPGWSTRWDMKIVKEMRGTSTSALATYPDGRQVRFKANGDGTFQPPPGLYATLAEESGGWRLMDKASTSYRFDTAGRLTSITDQRGRSQQLTYDTGGKLAKVTGVGGRSLTFTWQTDRVESISSDPVDGAALRWTYGYEGGRLTQVCAPVAAPNCTSYEYGNGSLYRSSVLNSDPFGYWRLGEAAGATSGEDLGTGAGDLTYQGITLGQPGALAATTDTAATFAAGSVVKLPSNTIPHLGDQLSVETWFKTTQSGVIMAAGTAQNGSGLARGAMLYVGTDGKLRGSLDAVTTPVTSTGAVNDGQWHHVALTVAGQDQTLYLDGQQVGTMTGTVTSWRTYATLGNGVTDPAKSPAVPAAVQAFPFQGQLDEVALYGKPLTAAEVAGHYAARTGAPHKLTKTTLPSGRVWTVNTYDAKTDRIATHVDSDAGTWKIGDIGIEQQSGEAQVTVTDPDNNTLVYLYDAWRGYRIRGETDQLGYTIWYEYDQAGFLTKVIDRNDIANEIYQDKRGNTLGRQYCRAPGECAIEFWTYYLNASDPFDPRNDQVTAYRDGRSASDTDPTFATTIEYNSYGEQTKQTTPATADFPQGRSTSIAYTDGSEAAVGGGTTPAGLVKSKTDARGSTWQYRYTAAGDLAEQTSPEGLVVKLDHDALGRMVASTRISQAVPDGTKTTFTYDGRGRLVAGTAPAVKNEISGVTHTAQTRTTYDPDGNPLTETIADLTGGEPDRVTTFTYDAHGRQDSLTNAEGGIARQVWNHRGQVIRTTDARGTVIEQAYSKRGELTTSTLKGWTGSPVNPQPATDVVLETRGYDPGGRLTSMVDVMGRKSTNVYWMDNRLKQQIADDAKLNGSTTPRDVVVKAEEYDPAGNLIEQMTGNGTTITIFEYDEASRLMAQVLDPRSASNPNGLERVTELGYDANGNVTKTTRTAAGSSRTESATYAYNKLNQPTRQTIENGAQDIVSTTDYNDRGLPVASTDPRGNADGANAADYTTTVRYDILDRLVEIKAPQVQVDKNGTAAPARPATLVGYDVVGNTTHQRDAEGRTFVSTFDKAGRLTSAAAPAYTPPGGSTITSTVRHSYDAAGQRKTTTDPRGYVTSYDYDQLGRQVRVTDPAPDGQAPGTWVTEYDLAGEKLATVDATGARSQATYDDLGRQITSTQIERKPASAAYTTKMEYDDGGRLVKQTSPDPGTGVKVTSFTVNAAGETTSVTDPATNKTTMDHDLAGRPVKMTDPNGNASIAEYDLAGRKTVAKDLDATGAVLRTYGYGYDLAGNTTSATSPEGHVTKQTFDALNRATSLIEPVSASESITTSFGYDATGARTRLTDGRGNATWTGYNGLGQVETVTEPATTAHPDAADRTWTHIYDAAGNQTATVQPGGVRIDRTYDHLGRLTKESGTGGGAATAERTFGYDLAGRATTAGDLTVDYNDRNLPLKVSRGATQETAYAYDALGNPTQRIDAAGTATFTYDNVNRLKTVTDPVTARTLTYGYDPASRLKTITATSGTASTQTFDYDNLNRVTGQTLKNGSGTQLAKITYGWDKDDNLTTKTTTGTAGAGTNAYTYDHAGRITSWTAPGGTRTAYEWDAAGNRTKAGDKTFAYDERNRLTSGDGTDYTYTPRGTLATETKAGATTNYTFDAFDRLIADRDSLYSYDALDRVASRISGGAKQLFAYSGLGNDLAAITDSGGAVQAQYSRDAGGGLLGLKEGNGTAAAALSDLHGDLVATFTTSLQTSTAYDPFGTVLAQTGTKTQLGYQGEYTDPDTGKVNMHARWYQPGTGTFTSRDTATLTPSPSVQANRYTYANASPLTGTDPTGHATIGAAGTTWDSPYTPGIDYQSAIDIYAQHGIVIGGGSSSDGGGYCIGSCYGGGGTAELCTTCLLAGELNGDVVLVMSKDQMKLRGHLPNGTQITDSFWRLSTKDINQIIEVAYLGATDAEINILIRYAQYRARQQWIKSGSPTPAIGGGNPDHGQGTECQKAMTVKQCSAMLKASAELVMAKKFYDQCAGNAFGDLTECKRLVKTLGLTGKQVLELSRKKLWEGFWTGAYELFVEDFNACLEGSVGGCVLAATNFLPGGAFIKAGKLLAKFPTVQKAVQAAANACKWSSFAPGTLVLMADGSRKPIEDVRVGDEVLATDPTTGETVAKKVTALINSSGTKNLIKITIRTEREGEAEHKSVIATAQHPFWVPSLRKWIDATYLQPGSWLRTSVGTWIQVTDVKRWTAPQQVYNLSVADIHTYHVGVGDVNVLVHNTNCFAPVRIKPGQQAAGGAYAMTKAELKFVKDLLAKKPNLQIFRTHGKSSMGDFLVIDPSNPRAPVGWVVELKTSSGGFPGEQFMNADRLKDLYGLNQLRKVAGTPEQMLEALNVGRRSW; encoded by the coding sequence ATGCGCCGGATTTCGTCATGGCGTCGTTCAGTTGGAACGCTGCTCGCGCTCGTGGGTATGGCGCCCGGCCTACTGGTAGTGCATGGGCAACCGGTGCTGGCGACGGCCGCCGCGGCGGTGGAGCAGGATGCCGGAGCCTTACCGGAGCTTCCCCAGCAGATGGCCGGCTCGGCCACGGGGCTTGCATCCTTGCTTCCAGCCACGCAGGTGTCTGCGGCTGCTGAGCCTTCGGATGGATGGCGTTCCGAAGTGCGACGGCCCAAGGGTGCGGTGCCGTTGGAGGATCGGACGCCGGATGCGGCATCGGCTGAGGCATCGGGGTCGAAGCGGTTACCTGCCGGGGTGTTGCGGGCGGAGGCGGCCGATGCGTCAGTGCTGGCAGTGCCGAGTTTGGTGGATGTGTACCCGAAGCAGGGGTATCTGGTCGATTCGCTGACGCCGGCGCTGCGGGCCTGGGGGCAGAGCGGCAACGGCAGCTACGCCGTGTCGTACTCGTTCACGATTTGCGATGTCGCGTCGATGTCCGGCACCGGCTGTGCGACGTCGGGCTATGTGGCGGGCAACAAGAACACCTGGACGGTCCCGGCCGGAAAGCTGAGCTGGGGCAAGCAGTACTGGTGGACGGTCACCGTCCGCGACTCCTACGACTTCTCGACCACGACTTCGCCGGTGCTGACGTTCACCACGGGTGTGCGCCAGCCGGCGGTCACCTCGAACCTGGCCAACTCCGGGCTATCAAGACAGGAGTTCGACCAGCAGAACGGTAACTACACCAGCACCTTCACCGACCTGAGAGTGGCCACCGTGGGGCCGCCACTGTCGGTGGTCCGCACCTACAACAGCATGGACCCGCGCACCGACGGCATGTTCGGGCCCGGCTGGTCGACCCGCTGGGACATGAAGATCGTCAAGGAGATGCGGGGCACATCGACGTCGGCGCTGGCGACCTACCCCGACGGGCGTCAGGTGCGGTTCAAGGCCAACGGAGACGGCACCTTCCAGCCGCCGCCCGGCCTGTACGCCACCCTCGCCGAGGAAAGCGGCGGCTGGCGGCTGATGGACAAGGCCTCCACCAGCTACCGCTTCGACACCGCCGGCCGGCTGACGTCGATCACCGACCAGCGCGGCCGCAGCCAGCAGCTGACCTACGACACAGGCGGGAAACTGGCCAAGGTCACCGGTGTCGGCGGCCGGTCGCTGACGTTCACCTGGCAAACCGACCGGGTTGAGTCGATCTCCAGTGATCCGGTCGACGGGGCGGCGCTGCGATGGACCTACGGCTATGAAGGCGGCCGGTTGACGCAGGTGTGCGCGCCGGTGGCGGCCCCGAACTGCACCTCCTACGAGTATGGCAACGGGTCGCTGTATCGCAGCAGCGTGCTCAACTCCGACCCGTTCGGCTACTGGCGGCTCGGCGAGGCGGCCGGTGCCACCAGCGGCGAGGACCTGGGCACCGGCGCCGGCGATCTCACCTATCAGGGCATCACGCTGGGCCAGCCGGGCGCACTGGCCGCCACCACCGACACCGCGGCCACCTTCGCCGCCGGATCGGTGGTCAAGCTGCCCTCCAATACCATCCCGCACCTGGGCGACCAGCTGTCGGTGGAGACCTGGTTCAAGACCACCCAATCCGGTGTGATCATGGCCGCGGGCACCGCCCAGAACGGCAGCGGCCTGGCCCGGGGCGCGATGTTGTACGTGGGCACCGACGGCAAACTGCGCGGCTCCCTGGACGCGGTGACCACCCCGGTCACCTCCACCGGAGCGGTGAACGACGGTCAGTGGCATCACGTGGCGCTGACCGTGGCCGGCCAAGACCAGACGCTGTATCTGGACGGCCAGCAGGTCGGCACCATGACCGGCACGGTCACGAGCTGGCGCACCTACGCCACCTTGGGCAACGGTGTCACCGACCCGGCCAAGTCACCGGCCGTCCCGGCTGCGGTGCAGGCGTTCCCGTTCCAGGGCCAGCTGGATGAGGTGGCGCTGTACGGCAAGCCGCTGACCGCGGCCGAAGTTGCCGGCCACTACGCCGCCCGCACCGGCGCCCCGCACAAGCTCACCAAGACCACCCTGCCGTCCGGGCGGGTGTGGACGGTCAACACCTACGACGCCAAGACCGACCGGATCGCCACCCACGTCGACAGCGACGCAGGCACCTGGAAGATCGGCGACATCGGCATCGAGCAGCAGTCCGGTGAGGCGCAGGTGACGGTGACCGACCCGGACAACAACACCCTCGTCTACCTCTACGACGCCTGGCGCGGTTACCGCATCCGGGGCGAGACCGATCAACTCGGCTACACCATCTGGTACGAGTACGACCAGGCGGGCTTTCTCACGAAGGTGATCGACCGCAACGACATCGCCAACGAGATCTACCAGGACAAGCGCGGCAACACTCTGGGCCGGCAGTACTGCCGGGCGCCGGGGGAGTGCGCGATCGAGTTCTGGACCTACTACCTGAATGCCAGCGACCCGTTCGACCCGCGTAACGACCAGGTGACGGCCTACCGGGACGGCCGCTCGGCCAGTGACACCGACCCCACCTTCGCCACGACGATCGAGTACAACAGCTACGGGGAGCAGACCAAGCAGACCACCCCTGCCACGGCGGACTTCCCGCAGGGCCGCTCAACCAGTATCGCCTACACCGATGGCAGCGAGGCAGCGGTCGGCGGCGGCACCACCCCGGCGGGGTTGGTGAAGAGCAAGACCGACGCGCGCGGCAGCACCTGGCAATACCGCTACACCGCGGCCGGTGACCTGGCCGAGCAGACCAGCCCCGAGGGCCTGGTGGTCAAGCTGGACCACGACGCGCTCGGCCGCATGGTCGCCAGCACGCGCATCTCGCAGGCCGTGCCGGACGGGACGAAGACCACCTTTACCTATGACGGGCGGGGCCGGCTGGTTGCCGGCACTGCCCCGGCGGTGAAGAACGAGATCAGCGGGGTCACGCACACCGCGCAGACCCGCACCACCTACGACCCCGACGGAAACCCGCTGACCGAGACGATCGCCGACCTGACCGGCGGCGAGCCGGATCGGGTGACGACCTTCACCTACGACGCGCACGGCCGCCAGGACTCGCTCACCAACGCCGAGGGCGGCATCGCCCGGCAGGTGTGGAACCACCGCGGCCAGGTCATCCGCACCACCGACGCGCGTGGCACGGTCATCGAGCAGGCCTACAGCAAGCGCGGTGAACTGACCACGAGCACGCTGAAGGGCTGGACCGGCAGCCCGGTCAACCCGCAGCCGGCCACGGACGTGGTGCTGGAAACCCGCGGCTATGACCCGGGTGGGCGGCTGACGTCCATGGTGGACGTGATGGGCCGCAAGTCCACCAACGTGTACTGGATGGACAACCGGCTCAAGCAGCAGATCGCCGACGATGCCAAGCTGAACGGCTCCACCACGCCGCGGGACGTGGTGGTCAAGGCCGAGGAATACGACCCGGCCGGCAACCTGATCGAGCAGATGACCGGCAACGGCACCACCATCACCATCTTCGAATACGACGAGGCAAGCCGGCTCATGGCACAGGTGCTGGACCCGCGCTCGGCCTCCAACCCGAACGGGCTGGAGCGCGTGACCGAGCTCGGCTACGACGCCAACGGCAACGTCACCAAAACCACCCGGACAGCGGCCGGCAGCAGCCGTACCGAGAGCGCCACATACGCCTACAACAAGCTGAATCAGCCGACCCGGCAGACCATCGAAAACGGCGCCCAGGACATCGTGTCCACAACCGACTACAACGATCGTGGTCTGCCCGTTGCCAGCACCGATCCGCGCGGCAACGCCGACGGCGCCAACGCCGCCGACTACACGACCACGGTGCGTTACGACATCCTGGACCGGCTGGTGGAGATCAAGGCGCCGCAGGTGCAGGTCGATAAGAACGGCACCGCCGCCCCGGCCCGCCCGGCCACCCTGGTCGGCTACGACGTGGTGGGCAACACCACGCACCAGCGCGACGCCGAAGGCCGCACCTTCGTCTCCACCTTCGACAAGGCAGGCCGGCTGACCAGCGCCGCTGCGCCGGCATACACGCCGCCGGGCGGCAGTACGATCACGTCGACCGTCCGGCACTCCTACGATGCGGCCGGGCAGCGCAAGACCACTACCGACCCGCGCGGCTACGTCACCTCCTACGACTATGACCAGCTTGGGCGGCAGGTCCGCGTCACCGACCCCGCCCCCGACGGTCAGGCCCCGGGCACCTGGGTGACCGAGTACGACCTGGCCGGGGAGAAGCTGGCCACCGTCGACGCGACCGGTGCGCGCAGCCAGGCCACCTACGACGACCTCGGCCGGCAGATCACCTCCACCCAGATCGAACGCAAGCCCGCCAGCGCGGCGTACACCACAAAGATGGAGTACGACGACGGCGGCCGGCTGGTCAAGCAGACCAGCCCGGACCCAGGTACCGGTGTCAAGGTCACCAGCTTCACGGTCAATGCGGCCGGTGAGACCACGTCGGTCACCGACCCGGCGACCAACAAGACCACCATGGACCACGACCTCGCCGGCCGCCCGGTCAAGATGACCGACCCGAACGGCAACGCCAGCATCGCCGAATACGACCTGGCCGGCCGCAAGACCGTCGCCAAGGACCTCGACGCCACCGGCGCGGTGTTGCGGACCTACGGCTACGGCTACGACCTGGCGGGCAACACGACCAGCGCCACCTCACCTGAAGGCCACGTCACCAAGCAGACCTTCGACGCGCTGAACCGCGCCACCTCGCTCATCGAGCCGGTCTCGGCCAGCGAGTCGATCACCACGAGCTTCGGCTACGACGCCACCGGCGCCCGCACCCGCCTCACCGACGGCCGCGGCAATGCCACCTGGACCGGCTACAACGGCCTCGGGCAGGTGGAAACAGTGACCGAGCCGGCCACCACAGCGCACCCGGATGCGGCCGACCGCACTTGGACCCACATCTACGACGCGGCCGGTAACCAGACGGCCACCGTCCAGCCCGGCGGGGTGCGCATCGACCGTACCTACGACCACCTGGGCCGGCTCACCAAGGAGAGCGGCACCGGGGGCGGCGCCGCGACGGCCGAGCGGACCTTCGGCTACGACCTGGCTGGACGGGCCACCACGGCTGGCGATCTGACGGTGGACTACAACGACCGGAACCTACCGCTGAAGGTCTCGCGCGGCGCCACCCAGGAGACCGCCTACGCCTACGATGCGCTTGGCAATCCCACCCAGCGCATCGACGCGGCCGGCACTGCGACCTTCACCTACGACAACGTCAACCGGCTGAAGACCGTCACCGACCCGGTCACCGCTCGCACCCTGACCTACGGCTACGACCCGGCCAGCCGGCTGAAGACCATCACCGCCACTAGCGGCACGGCCAGCACTCAAACCTTCGACTACGACAACTTGAACCGCGTCACCGGCCAGACGCTGAAGAACGGTTCCGGCACCCAGCTCGCCAAGATCACTTATGGGTGGGACAAGGACGACAACCTCACCACCAAGACCACCACAGGCACCGCCGGCGCGGGCACCAACGCCTACACCTATGACCACGCTGGCAGGATCACCTCCTGGACCGCCCCCGGCGGCACCAGAACCGCGTATGAGTGGGACGCCGCAGGCAACCGTACCAAGGCCGGCGACAAGACCTTCGCCTACGACGAGCGCAACCGGCTGACCAGCGGCGACGGCACCGACTACACCTATACCCCGCGAGGCACGCTGGCCACCGAGACAAAGGCCGGCGCCACCACCAACTACACCTTCGACGCTTTCGACCGGCTGATCGCTGACCGCGACAGCCTCTACAGCTACGACGCCCTCGACCGTGTCGCCTCCCGCATCAGCGGCGGCGCCAAGCAGCTGTTCGCCTACTCCGGTCTGGGCAACGACCTGGCCGCGATCACCGACAGCGGTGGTGCCGTGCAAGCGCAGTACTCCCGCGATGCCGGTGGCGGCCTGCTCGGCCTCAAGGAAGGCAACGGCACTGCAGCCGCGGCGCTGAGCGACCTGCACGGCGACCTGGTGGCCACCTTCACCACCAGCCTGCAGACCTCCACGGCCTATGACCCGTTCGGCACCGTCCTCGCGCAGACCGGCACCAAGACCCAACTGGGCTACCAGGGCGAGTACACCGACCCGGACACCGGCAAGGTCAACATGCACGCCCGCTGGTACCAGCCCGGCACCGGCACCTTCACCAGCCGCGACACCGCCACCCTCACCCCCAGCCCCTCGGTGCAGGCCAACCGCTACACCTACGCCAACGCCTCACCCCTGACCGGAACCGACCCCACCGGCCACGCCACCATCGGCGCGGCCGGCACCACCTGGGACTCGCCCTACACGCCAGGCATCGACTACCAATCGGCCATCGACATCTACGCCCAGCACGGCATCGTCATCGGCGGCGGGAGCAGCAGCGACGGAGGAGGCTATTGCATCGGAAGCTGCTACGGAGGCGGCGGCACGGCGGAGCTTTGCACCACCTGCCTCCTCGCAGGCGAGCTTAATGGCGACGTCGTCCTCGTCATGTCCAAAGATCAAATGAAGTTGAGGGGCCATCTGCCGAACGGAACACAGATCACAGATAGCTTCTGGCGGCTCTCGACGAAGGACATTAATCAGATCATCGAGGTGGCCTATCTCGGGGCAACCGATGCTGAGATCAACATCCTCATTCGATACGCCCAGTATCGCGCGAGGCAGCAATGGATAAAGTCGGGAAGTCCTACACCCGCCATCGGTGGGGGCAACCCGGACCACGGCCAGGGCACCGAATGCCAGAAGGCAATGACCGTCAAGCAATGCTCCGCGATGCTTAAAGCATCGGCAGAACTCGTTATGGCGAAGAAGTTCTACGACCAGTGCGCCGGCAATGCCTTTGGCGACTTGACGGAGTGTAAAAGACTGGTCAAAACGCTGGGGCTGACCGGTAAGCAGGTGCTGGAGCTGTCGCGTAAGAAATTGTGGGAGGGCTTCTGGACTGGTGCCTACGAATTATTCGTAGAGGACTTTAACGCTTGCCTCGAGGGAAGCGTTGGGGGATGCGTGCTCGCTGCAACCAACTTTCTTCCGGGTGGGGCTTTTATTAAGGCAGGCAAGCTGCTTGCCAAATTCCCAACGGTTCAAAAAGCCGTGCAGGCCGCCGCGAACGCGTGCAAGTGGAGCAGCTTTGCGCCGGGAACCCTGGTGCTGATGGCGGACGGCAGCCGTAAACCGATTGAGGACGTACGCGTCGGAGACGAAGTCCTCGCCACCGACCCAACCACCGGGGAGACGGTAGCCAAAAAGGTCACCGCACTGATCAACAGCTCCGGCACGAAGAACCTGATCAAGATCACCATCAGGACGGAGCGCGAAGGGGAAGCCGAGCATAAGTCGGTCATTGCAACGGCCCAGCATCCCTTCTGGGTGCCTTCCCTGCGGAAGTGGATTGATGCCACCTATCTCCAGCCGGGATCATGGCTTCGCACCTCCGTCGGCACGTGGATCCAAGTCACCGATGTGAAGCGTTGGACAGCACCGCAACAGGTATACAACCTGTCTGTCGCCGACATTCATACCTACCATGTTGGCGTCGGGGACGTTAACGTCCTCGTTCACAACACCAACTGCTTTGCACCAGTTAGAATTAAGCCGGGCCAACAAGCAGCTGGTGGCGCCTACGCAATGACCAAGGCCGAGCTTAAATTCGTCAAGGACCTTCTCGCTAAGAAGCCGAACCTCCAGATATTCAGAACTCATGGTAAGAGTTCGATGGGAGACTTCCTCGTGATTGACCCTTCCAACCCGAGAGCGCCCGTCGGATGGGTGGTCGAACTGAAGACCTCTAGTGGAGGCTTCCCTGGCGAGCAGTTTATGAACGCAGATCGTCTCAAGGATCTATATGGCCTGAATCAGCTCAGGAAGGTTGCGGGAACTCCTGAACAAATGCTGGAAGCTCTGAACGTTGGAAGGCGGTCATGGTAG
- a CDS encoding alpha-mannosidase, producing MSRRPAPMANAPSGAQPRDLPRAPRPAATPDRTLHMIGNAHLDPVWLWPWQEGYQEARATFWSAIHRMDEYPDFVFTCDQVVLLSWVEESDPELFARIQEKVAEGRWVMAGGWWVEPDCNMPSGESFVRQGLYGQRYLKEKFGITATVGMNVDPFGHNAMLPAILRGQGMDSYCFLRPGPHESELPGTMFWWESPDGSRVLAYRIPFEYCSPPGEVAGQTEKALGQLDRSLGDLMIFYGVGNHGGGPTKANIESIHRYDRMGTFGELTMSSPRRYFDEMAKRLGERGLAELPVWRDDLQHHAAGCYSSHSGVKAWQRRAQAAVLSAERWAAVAGHDVRADLERAWKQVLFNQFHDVLPGSAIEPAYDDARDQLGEAVAIAKRIITRAHNVIARDIRIPQEDGTQPVVVFNPHPWPVTTRVEMQYGLAPTGVQVVDADGADVPCQRTQSVATTDDKGRGATVFQAELPPLGYRLYRLRQGAPAAPSGLSCSETHIENDVLRLELDPATGWLTSLLDKRTGVDLVAGAAGEHTVICEDPTDTWGHRVVSYDWPGEPMAVTNIVLREQGPLRARIRVEREWGRSTMAEEFILGAGGDDAVEVRVTLDWREQAHLMKLRFPVALESPAATYEIPFGHLSRPLDGAEEPAQSWVDLSGAGAGLAVVNNAKHGYDVSPAGPGRSPSIGITAVRSPVYAWHDPRLLDPEGYYSYQDQGTQRFTYLLVPHAGDWRAAGLARRAALLGSPVRAMLESFHDGALPAARGYLDDGGGQIMVTAVKAHEDAPRDLVVRAVESTGRAGVATLDIPLARVRLTADFGPSQIRTFRIPLDDPLSAVETDLVELTTRKGAFTVEAW from the coding sequence ATGAGCAGGCGCCCCGCCCCCATGGCCAACGCCCCCTCCGGCGCCCAGCCGCGCGACCTGCCCCGGGCCCCCCGCCCGGCGGCCACGCCCGACCGCACCCTGCACATGATCGGCAACGCGCACCTCGACCCGGTGTGGCTGTGGCCCTGGCAGGAGGGCTACCAGGAGGCCCGTGCGACGTTCTGGTCGGCCATCCACCGCATGGACGAGTACCCCGACTTCGTCTTCACCTGCGACCAGGTCGTGCTGCTGTCCTGGGTGGAGGAGTCGGACCCGGAGTTGTTCGCCAGGATCCAGGAGAAGGTCGCCGAGGGCCGCTGGGTCATGGCCGGCGGCTGGTGGGTGGAGCCGGACTGCAACATGCCCTCCGGCGAGTCGTTCGTCCGCCAGGGCCTGTACGGGCAGCGCTACCTGAAGGAGAAGTTCGGCATCACCGCGACGGTCGGCATGAACGTCGACCCGTTCGGCCACAACGCCATGCTGCCCGCGATCCTGCGCGGCCAGGGCATGGACTCCTACTGCTTCCTGCGCCCGGGACCGCACGAGAGCGAGCTGCCCGGCACGATGTTCTGGTGGGAGAGCCCCGACGGCAGCCGCGTGCTGGCGTACCGGATCCCGTTCGAATACTGCAGCCCGCCCGGCGAGGTCGCCGGACAGACCGAGAAGGCCCTGGGCCAGCTCGACCGCTCGCTCGGCGACCTGATGATCTTCTACGGGGTGGGCAACCACGGCGGCGGCCCCACCAAGGCCAACATCGAGTCCATCCACCGCTACGACCGGATGGGCACGTTCGGCGAGCTGACCATGTCCTCGCCGCGCCGCTACTTCGACGAGATGGCCAAGCGCCTGGGCGAGCGCGGCCTGGCCGAGCTGCCGGTGTGGCGCGACGACCTGCAGCACCACGCCGCCGGCTGCTACTCCTCGCACTCCGGCGTCAAAGCATGGCAGCGCCGGGCGCAGGCCGCGGTCCTGTCGGCCGAGCGGTGGGCGGCCGTCGCCGGCCACGACGTGCGCGCGGACCTGGAGCGGGCCTGGAAGCAGGTGCTGTTCAACCAGTTCCACGACGTGCTGCCCGGCTCGGCCATCGAGCCCGCCTACGACGACGCCCGCGACCAGCTCGGCGAGGCCGTCGCGATCGCCAAGCGGATCATCACCCGGGCGCACAACGTGATCGCCCGCGACATCCGCATCCCGCAGGAGGACGGCACCCAGCCGGTGGTCGTCTTCAACCCGCACCCGTGGCCGGTCACGACCCGGGTCGAGATGCAGTACGGTCTCGCGCCCACGGGCGTGCAGGTCGTGGACGCGGACGGAGCCGACGTGCCCTGCCAGCGCACCCAGTCGGTCGCCACCACCGACGACAAGGGCCGCGGCGCCACGGTCTTCCAGGCCGAGCTGCCGCCGCTGGGCTACCGCCTCTACCGCCTGCGCCAGGGCGCCCCGGCGGCCCCGAGCGGCCTGTCGTGCAGCGAGACCCACATCGAGAACGACGTGCTGCGCCTGGAGCTCGACCCCGCCACCGGCTGGCTGACCAGCCTGCTCGACAAGCGCACCGGCGTCGACCTGGTGGCCGGGGCGGCCGGCGAGCACACGGTCATCTGCGAGGACCCGACCGACACATGGGGACACCGCGTGGTGTCCTACGACTGGCCGGGCGAGCCGATGGCGGTCACGAACATCGTCCTGCGCGAGCAGGGCCCGCTGCGCGCCCGCATCCGGGTGGAGCGGGAGTGGGGCCGCTCGACGATGGCCGAGGAGTTCATCCTCGGCGCGGGCGGCGACGACGCGGTCGAGGTGCGGGTCACGCTGGACTGGCGGGAGCAGGCGCACCTGATGAAGCTGCGTTTCCCGGTCGCGCTGGAGTCGCCGGCCGCCACCTACGAGATCCCCTTCGGGCACCTCAGCAGGCCGCTCGACGGGGCCGAGGAACCGGCGCAGTCGTGGGTGGATCTGTCGGGGGCCGGCGCCGGCCTCGCCGTCGTGAACAACGCCAAGCACGGCTACGACGTCTCTCCGGCCGGGCCCGGCCGCAGCCCCAGCATCGGCATCACCGCCGTGCGCAGCCCCGTCTACGCCTGGCACGACCCGCGGCTGCTGGACCCGGAAGGGTACTACTCCTACCAGGACCAGGGGACGCAGCGGTTCACGTACCTGCTGGTGCCGCACGCGGGCGACTGGCGGGCCGCCGGGCTCGCGCGGCGCGCCGCGCTGCTCGGCTCCCCGGTGCGCGCCATGCTGGAGAGCTTCCACGACGGCGCGCTGCCCGCCGCCCGCGGCTACCTCGACGACGGCGGCGGCCAGATCATGGTGACCGCGGTGAAGGCGCACGAGGACGCCCCGCGCGACCTCGTCGTCCGCGCCGTCGAGAGCACCGGGCGAGCCGGCGTGGCCACCCTCGACATCCCGCTCGCCCGGGTCCGGCTCACGGCGGACTTCGGCCCGAGCCAGATCCGTACGTTCCGGATCCCGCTCGACGACCCGCTCTCCGCGGTCGAGACGGACCTCGTCGAGCTGACCACCCGCAAGGGCGCGTTCACGGTGGAAGCATGGTGA
- a CDS encoding D-sedoheptulose-7-phosphate isomerase — translation MTAQVLAAHVEGHLAAARGMAALIPVVEAAADLLIDTFARGGTLYTMGNGGSAADAQHLTGELIGHYKRDRRPLPTVTLTTDATVMTCIANDYAYEDVFARQVEALAGPGDVVAAFTTSGNSPNVVGALKTAQSKGAVTVLFGGKDGGAAAEHADHLLLAPASETPRIQEIHTLMLHMISEKVDAWAAS, via the coding sequence GTGACGGCGCAGGTGCTGGCGGCGCATGTCGAAGGGCATCTTGCCGCCGCGCGGGGCATGGCGGCGCTGATCCCGGTCGTCGAGGCCGCCGCGGACCTGCTCATCGATACGTTCGCGCGTGGCGGCACTCTCTACACGATGGGCAACGGCGGCAGCGCGGCCGACGCCCAGCACCTCACCGGCGAGTTGATCGGCCACTACAAGCGCGACCGCCGCCCGCTGCCCACGGTGACGCTCACGACCGACGCCACGGTCATGACGTGCATCGCCAACGACTACGCCTACGAGGACGTGTTCGCCCGCCAGGTCGAGGCGCTGGCCGGTCCGGGCGACGTGGTGGCCGCGTTCACCACGAGCGGCAACTCGCCCAACGTCGTCGGCGCGCTCAAGACCGCACAGAGCAAGGGCGCGGTGACGGTACTGTTCGGCGGCAAAGACGGAGGAGCCGCCGCCGAGCACGCCGACCACCTCCTCCTCGCCCCCGCCTCAGAGACACCGCGCATCCAGGAGATCCACACACTGATGCTGCACATGATCAGCGAGAAGGTCGACGCTTGGGCGGCCTCATGA